Proteins encoded by one window of Lathyrus oleraceus cultivar Zhongwan6 chromosome 1, CAAS_Psat_ZW6_1.0, whole genome shotgun sequence:
- the LOC127115202 gene encoding uncharacterized protein LOC127115202 has translation MKDNEKILDYISRVILINNEMESCRETLLEQVIIENLLRYLTPQFDYIVVVIEHSKYLGTMRIEELQSSLEKFGHFAADCWSNKGRKSEKANIARGDYDDEPVLLMASEFDGAYLVYWWYMDTGCSDHLIRNKQWLVDFDFRKKTTIRCPDDKYLKAKGMGNVKVKVKNGKTVMIKDVWYVPGMKSNLMSGSNITLKVNMEIAETKCLSAEGAKGDSELWRKRLRHLNFIFLGHLNSKKWVYGIPNIVNPEKSYGICMKGK, from the exons ATGAAGGACAATGAGAAGATACTTGattacatctctagagtgattctAATCAATAATGAGATGGAATCTTGTAGAGAAACTTTGTTAGAACAAGTAATCATTGAGAATCTATTGAGATATCTTACtcctcaatttgattacattgttgtagTAATTGAACATTCTAAATACCTAGGAACTATGAGGATTGAAGAGCTGCAGAGTAGTCTAGAG aagtttggtcactttgccGCTGACTGTTGGTCAAATAAGGGAAGGAAATCAGAAAAAGCAAACATAGCTAGAGGAGATTATGATGATGAACCTGTGTTATTGATGGCTTCTGAATTTGATGGTGCGTATTTGGTAtactggtggtatatggacactggctgcTCAGATCACCTAATTAGAAACAAACAATGGCTGGTTGATTTTGACTTTAGAAAGAAGACAACGATCAGATGTCCTGATGATAAATACCTTAAAGCTaaaggtatgggaaatgtcaaAGTCAAGGTAAAGAATGGTAAAACAGTTATGATCAAGGATGTTTGGTATGTTCCTGGAATGAagagcaatctgatgagt GGAAGCAACATAACATTAAAGGTGAATATGGAGATAGCTGAAACTAAATGCCTTAGTGCAGAAGGCGCTAAAGGTGATAGTGAATTGTGGCGCAAGAGATTGAGGCATCTTAATTTCATATTCTTAGGGCATCTGAATTCTAAGAAGTGGGTATATGGAATTCCCAATATTGTGAATCCTGAGAAGTCATATGGGATATGCATGAAAGGCAAGTAA